A window of Streptomyces gilvosporeus contains these coding sequences:
- a CDS encoding DMT family transporter codes for MSTATGPATDATRTAPPSPSSTTPDIQRTGAQPTDAQPSGGSAASGDLPAGSARRRTLGWPVRFAMLCAVWGFSFLFIKVGTEGFVPLQFTLGRLAFGALVLLAVLAIKRERLPRSPRIWGHLTVAAFILNVLPFTLYAYAETTIPSTLAGICNATSPLWGMVLSLVALSEDRPTRRRVAGLGIGFLGVLTVLGAWQGFAGTDLAGTAMALGASLCYAIGWIYVRRTLADVEHSPLAMTGTQLLLATLQLAVVTPLFTSWPTSFPLASVLSAFALGALGTGFAFVLQYRLVAEIGPTTAQMCTYFIPVIATAAGVTLLDEKLSWNTPVGALIVLAGAALTQSKPRRKP; via the coding sequence CGACATCCAGCGCACCGGCGCCCAGCCCACTGACGCCCAGCCCTCCGGCGGCAGCGCCGCCTCCGGCGATCTCCCGGCCGGTTCCGCCCGTCGCCGCACCCTGGGCTGGCCGGTCCGCTTCGCCATGCTCTGCGCGGTGTGGGGGTTCAGCTTTCTCTTCATCAAGGTGGGCACCGAGGGCTTCGTGCCGTTGCAGTTCACACTCGGCCGGCTGGCCTTCGGTGCGCTCGTGCTGCTGGCGGTCCTCGCGATCAAGCGGGAACGGCTGCCGCGCTCCCCGCGGATCTGGGGCCATCTGACGGTCGCCGCCTTCATCCTCAACGTCCTTCCGTTCACCCTCTACGCCTATGCCGAGACGACCATCCCCTCCACGCTGGCCGGCATCTGCAACGCCACCTCCCCGCTGTGGGGGATGGTGCTCTCGCTCGTCGCCCTGTCCGAGGACCGTCCCACCCGGCGCCGGGTCGCCGGACTGGGGATCGGCTTCCTGGGCGTGCTCACGGTCCTCGGCGCCTGGCAGGGTTTCGCCGGTACGGACCTGGCGGGCACCGCGATGGCACTGGGCGCGTCGCTCTGCTACGCCATCGGCTGGATCTACGTCCGCCGCACGCTGGCCGACGTCGAACACTCGCCCCTCGCCATGACCGGCACCCAGTTGCTGCTCGCCACCCTCCAACTGGCCGTGGTGACGCCCCTGTTCACCTCCTGGCCGACCTCCTTCCCCCTCGCGTCGGTGCTCTCCGCCTTCGCCCTCGGCGCACTGGGCACCGGCTTCGCCTTCGTCCTCCAATACCGCCTGGTCGCCGAGATCGGCCCCACCACGGCCCAGATGTGCACCTACTTCATCCCGGTCATCGCCACCGCCGCCGGTGTGACCCTCCTGGACGAAAAGCTCAGCTGGAACACCCCGGTCGGCGCCCTGATCGTCCTGGCCGGCGCCGCCCTCACCCAGAGCAAGCCACGCCGCAAGCCCTAG
- a CDS encoding aminotransferase class I/II-fold pyridoxal phosphate-dependent enzyme, translating to MLGEYRIEGRRASDIAASVERAIGAGELQPGEVLPPLRELAVYLEVNPNTVASAYRTLRDRGVIETAGRRGSRVRPRPASTPREALRVEAPPGVRDVSDGNPDPGLLPSLEGALAQAAARSTRRPTLYGAPAIDGDLEALARAAFLRDGLPEAPIAVTSGSLDAIERVLAAHLRPGDTVAVEDPAWGSLLDLIPALGLRPAPVAVDDNGPLPEQLAQALRGGARAVVVTDRAQNPTGAAIGRARAGELRALLAEHPGVLLIEDDHGHGIVDLPLHPLSAVTDHWVLVRSTAKAYGPDLRLAVLTGDAVTVDRVRGRQRLGPGWVSHLLQDAVAHLWRTSAVDPQRIAAAYGRRRDALIRALAERGVRARGLSGMNVWVPVPDETGAVARLLHAGWAVAPGARFRMHSPPGVRITVSPLADDDIDPVADAVAAAVGVGEARRYE from the coding sequence GTGCTAGGAGAATATCGGATCGAAGGGCGGCGCGCATCGGACATTGCCGCCAGCGTCGAGCGAGCCATCGGTGCGGGCGAGCTCCAACCAGGCGAAGTACTGCCTCCCCTCCGGGAGTTGGCGGTCTATCTCGAGGTCAATCCCAATACGGTCGCGTCCGCATACCGGACGCTGCGCGACCGCGGGGTGATCGAAACCGCGGGCCGGCGCGGCAGCCGGGTACGCCCCAGACCCGCGAGCACCCCCCGCGAGGCACTGCGGGTCGAAGCGCCGCCAGGCGTACGGGATGTCTCGGACGGCAACCCCGATCCCGGACTGCTGCCCTCGCTGGAGGGTGCGCTGGCGCAGGCCGCTGCGCGCAGCACCCGGCGGCCCACGCTCTACGGCGCCCCCGCCATCGACGGCGACCTTGAGGCGCTGGCCCGGGCGGCCTTTCTCCGCGACGGTCTGCCTGAGGCCCCGATCGCCGTGACCAGCGGCTCGCTCGATGCCATTGAGCGGGTGCTCGCCGCGCATCTGCGGCCCGGCGACACGGTGGCGGTGGAGGACCCGGCGTGGGGCAGCCTGCTGGATCTGATCCCGGCGCTCGGGCTGCGCCCCGCGCCGGTCGCGGTGGACGACAACGGCCCGCTGCCCGAGCAGTTGGCGCAGGCCCTCCGCGGCGGTGCCCGGGCCGTTGTCGTCACCGACCGGGCGCAGAACCCGACGGGAGCCGCGATCGGCCGCGCCCGCGCCGGCGAACTCCGTGCGCTGCTCGCCGAGCACCCCGGCGTTCTTCTCATCGAGGACGACCACGGCCACGGCATCGTCGACCTGCCGCTCCATCCGCTCTCCGCCGTCACCGACCACTGGGTCCTGGTCCGCTCCACGGCCAAGGCGTACGGCCCCGACCTGCGCTTGGCGGTGCTCACCGGCGATGCGGTGACCGTGGACCGGGTGCGCGGCAGACAGCGGCTGGGGCCGGGCTGGGTCAGTCATCTCCTTCAGGACGCCGTCGCCCATCTGTGGCGTACCTCCGCCGTCGACCCGCAGCGGATCGCCGCGGCGTACGGCCGTCGGCGGGACGCTCTGATACGCGCCCTGGCCGAGCGAGGGGTGCGGGCCCGCGGGCTCAGCGGGATGAACGTCTGGGTTCCGGTCCCCGACGAGACCGGTGCCGTCGCCCGGCTCCTGCACGCCGGTTGGGCGGTGGCGCCCGGGGCGCGCTTCCGGATGCACTCCCCGCCCGGTGTGCGGATCACCGTGTCCCCGCTCGCCGATGACGACATCGACCCGGTGGCGGATGCGGTCGCGGCGGCCGTCGGAGTGGGGGAGGCGCGGAGATATGAGTGA
- a CDS encoding pyridoxamine 5'-phosphate oxidase family protein — protein sequence MSEETAEEAAESAAEKVAEVGAGEVSGEAPLREAHAADVAGREASTPAAAARDAARTSSYAPTDRTVPTRARERATYDHETVHAILDAGYVCHLGFVRDGAPVVLPTLYGRVGDRLYVHGSTGSRPLRMAGASGEQTEPGLPVCVTVTHVDGLVLAKSAFHHSINYRCVVVHGTAHQVLDPDEKSAALDALVDHVLPGRAADSRPGNAKELAATAVLRLDLREVSAKMRTGGPHDEPEDLALPYWSGVLPVAPVYGTPIPSDDLVPGTPQPAYLTPTGDSPC from the coding sequence GTGAGCGAGGAAACGGCCGAGGAAGCGGCAGAGAGCGCGGCGGAAAAGGTGGCAGAAGTAGGGGCCGGAGAAGTGTCGGGAGAAGCGCCGCTGCGGGAGGCCCACGCAGCGGACGTCGCAGGTCGCGAAGCAAGCACTCCCGCAGCAGCCGCCCGGGATGCGGCGCGGACGTCGTCGTACGCACCGACCGACCGCACCGTCCCCACCCGCGCCCGCGAGCGCGCGACCTACGACCACGAGACGGTGCACGCCATCCTCGACGCGGGATACGTCTGCCATCTCGGCTTTGTGCGCGACGGCGCGCCGGTGGTGCTGCCCACGCTCTACGGCCGCGTCGGCGACCGCCTCTATGTACACGGTTCGACGGGCTCCCGCCCGCTGCGGATGGCCGGCGCGAGCGGCGAGCAGACCGAGCCCGGTCTGCCGGTCTGTGTCACCGTCACCCATGTCGACGGGCTGGTCCTGGCGAAGTCCGCGTTCCACCACTCCATCAACTACCGCTGCGTCGTGGTCCACGGCACCGCCCACCAGGTCCTCGACCCGGACGAGAAGTCGGCCGCCCTGGACGCGTTGGTCGACCATGTCCTGCCGGGCCGCGCGGCCGACTCCCGCCCCGGCAACGCCAAGGAACTGGCGGCCACCGCCGTGCTGCGCCTCGATCTGCGCGAGGTGTCCGCCAAGATGCGCACGGGCGGCCCCCACGACGAGCCGGAAGACCTCGCGCTGCCCTACTGGAGCGGCGTCCTCCCGGTGGCCCCGGTCTACGGCACCCCCATACCGTCCGACGACCTCGTGCCCGGCACACCGCAGCCCGCCTACCTCACGCCGACGGGGGACTCGCCATGCTGA
- a CDS encoding FMN-binding negative transcriptional regulator: MLIHPWDAATDDAEWQDWLATHDFGQLAVNGPAGAPPMVQPTHFAYDPARREVITHLARPNPLWRALEEHPTVLLSVVDDYAFIPGLWQADVDEPPEHGVPTSFYAAVQLTCTAHVVDDPEAKAALLQRQLGHFQPEGGSAPVRAGQAPYGRQLSGLRGLRLEVQEVRAKFKYAGKRSEAVQRRIAQRLAERNGPGDAAARGHQERRRAARSAIPR; this comes from the coding sequence ATGCTGATTCATCCCTGGGACGCCGCCACCGACGACGCCGAATGGCAGGACTGGCTCGCCACGCACGACTTCGGGCAGCTCGCCGTCAACGGCCCGGCCGGTGCGCCGCCGATGGTGCAGCCGACGCATTTCGCCTACGATCCGGCCCGCCGTGAGGTGATCACCCACCTCGCCCGCCCCAACCCCCTCTGGCGCGCCCTGGAGGAGCATCCGACGGTCCTGCTGAGCGTGGTGGACGACTACGCCTTCATACCCGGCCTCTGGCAGGCGGACGTGGACGAACCGCCCGAGCACGGCGTACCCACCAGCTTCTACGCCGCGGTACAGCTGACCTGCACCGCCCACGTGGTGGACGACCCGGAGGCCAAGGCGGCGCTGCTGCAACGCCAGCTGGGCCATTTCCAGCCGGAGGGCGGCTCGGCCCCGGTGAGGGCCGGGCAGGCTCCGTACGGCCGGCAGCTGTCCGGGCTGCGGGGGCTGCGGCTCGAAGTGCAGGAGGTACGCGCCAAGTTCAAGTACGCGGGCAAGCGGAGCGAGGCCGTCCAGCGCCGTATCGCCCAGCGGCTCGCGGAGCGGAACGGCCCCGGCGATGCGGCGGCCCGCGGCCACCAGGAGCGCCGCCGGGCCGCCCGGTCCGCCATCCCGCGGTAG
- a CDS encoding DMT family transporter, translated as MHSTPSPALPVGRGLLYVTLTGIAWGTAGATAALLYRGSGLGPLAISFWRTVGGLALLLAVRAVLRRRSGSTPATASNEPMRRRAVRIALTGVAFAVFQTSYFAAVEDTGLAVGTVVTMGAAPVLIAVGARLTMGERLGAGGVLAVAGALTGLSILVLGGGGATVRPAGVGYALLSAAGCAAMTLITRRPARDGNGNPYAAILGTFAVGALCMLPFALVEGLWPQAHGLGRSLLLLGYVAAVPTALAYVLYFASLAVVRAATASVILLLEPVSAAAIAVLFLGERLTMTTAAGTGVLLTAVVALAVTEARRAPEPAEPDVVPVAG; from the coding sequence ATGCATTCCACGCCTTCCCCTGCCCTGCCCGTGGGCCGGGGGCTCCTGTACGTCACCCTCACCGGCATCGCCTGGGGCACGGCCGGTGCGACCGCCGCCCTGCTCTACCGGGGCAGTGGCCTCGGCCCCCTGGCCATCAGCTTCTGGCGCACCGTCGGCGGCCTGGCGCTGCTGCTCGCCGTCCGCGCGGTACTGCGCCGCCGGTCCGGTTCCACACCCGCCACGGCCTCGAATGAGCCGATGCGACGCCGCGCCGTACGGATCGCCCTCACCGGCGTCGCCTTCGCCGTCTTCCAGACGTCCTACTTCGCCGCGGTCGAGGACACCGGCCTGGCCGTGGGCACCGTCGTCACCATGGGGGCGGCGCCCGTCCTGATCGCCGTCGGCGCCCGTCTGACCATGGGCGAACGGCTCGGTGCGGGCGGCGTCCTGGCCGTCGCGGGGGCGCTGACCGGGCTGTCGATTCTCGTCCTCGGCGGGGGCGGCGCCACGGTCCGGCCCGCCGGCGTCGGCTATGCGCTGCTGTCCGCGGCCGGCTGCGCGGCGATGACGCTGATCACCCGTCGGCCGGCCCGGGACGGCAACGGCAATCCGTATGCCGCGATCCTGGGTACCTTCGCGGTCGGCGCGCTGTGCATGCTGCCGTTCGCGCTGGTGGAGGGGCTCTGGCCGCAGGCGCACGGCCTGGGCCGCAGCCTGCTGTTGCTGGGCTACGTCGCGGCGGTGCCGACGGCGCTGGCCTATGTGCTGTACTTCGCGTCGCTGGCCGTCGTGCGCGCCGCGACCGCTTCCGTGATCCTTTTGCTGGAGCCGGTGTCTGCCGCGGCGATCGCGGTGCTGTTCCTGGGGGAGCGGCTCACGATGACCACGGCGGCCGGAACCGGTGTGCTGCTGACGGCCGTTGTGGCCCTGGCGGTGACGGAGGCGCGCCGCGCCCCGGAGCCCGCCGAACCGGACGTGGTGCCGGTGGCGGGCTGA
- a CDS encoding EamA family transporter, translated as MHTSSGSPAGPAAGTGPAASGSTGTARTSPAVPANGARGSGAGIGIALLSALAFGGSGVAAKPLIEAGLAPLHVTWLRVAGAALVLLPLTWRHRGLLRRRPALLVGYGLLAVGGVQACYFAAISRIPVGVALLIEYLAPALVLGWVRFVQKRPVTRAAAVGVVLAVGGLACVVEVWSGLSFDAVGLALALGAACCQVGYFVLSDHGSDGEEAVDPLGVIAYGLLIGAVILTVIARPWTLHWEVLGGSAEMNGTRVPALLLLGWIVLIATVAAYLTGVVSIRLLSPQVAGVVACLEAVIATVLAWVLLGEHLSLPQIIGGVVVLVGAFVAQSAKPKEPATARTDPASDGEGRAAVVTSGVLSAGEDLSVKSSAT; from the coding sequence ATGCATACGTCTTCGGGGAGCCCCGCCGGCCCGGCTGCCGGTACGGGCCCAGCAGCATCAGGGTCCACGGGGACCGCACGGACGTCACCGGCCGTCCCGGCGAACGGTGCGCGCGGGAGCGGTGCGGGCATCGGCATCGCGCTGCTGTCCGCGCTGGCGTTCGGCGGTTCCGGCGTCGCCGCCAAGCCCCTGATCGAGGCCGGTCTCGCACCGCTGCACGTCACCTGGCTGCGGGTCGCCGGTGCCGCACTGGTCCTGCTGCCGCTGACCTGGCGCCACCGCGGTCTGCTGCGCCGTCGTCCCGCCCTGCTCGTGGGCTACGGCCTGCTCGCCGTGGGCGGCGTCCAGGCCTGCTACTTCGCGGCGATATCCCGGATTCCCGTCGGCGTCGCGCTGCTGATCGAATACCTCGCGCCCGCCCTCGTGCTGGGCTGGGTGCGCTTCGTCCAGAAACGGCCGGTCACCCGGGCGGCGGCCGTCGGCGTCGTGCTGGCCGTCGGCGGACTCGCCTGTGTCGTCGAGGTGTGGTCCGGGCTGAGCTTCGATGCCGTCGGGCTGGCCCTGGCACTGGGGGCGGCCTGCTGCCAGGTGGGCTACTTCGTGCTGTCCGACCACGGCAGCGACGGCGAGGAAGCCGTGGACCCGCTCGGTGTGATCGCCTACGGACTGCTGATCGGCGCCGTGATCCTCACCGTGATCGCCCGGCCCTGGACCCTGCACTGGGAGGTGCTCGGCGGCAGCGCCGAGATGAACGGCACCCGCGTCCCGGCTCTGTTGCTCCTCGGCTGGATCGTGCTGATCGCCACGGTGGCCGCGTATCTCACCGGGGTGGTCTCCATACGGCTGCTCTCGCCCCAGGTGGCCGGCGTGGTGGCCTGCCTGGAGGCGGTGATCGCGACCGTACTGGCCTGGGTGCTGCTCGGCGAGCATCTCTCCCTGCCGCAGATCATCGGCGGTGTGGTGGTCCTGGTGGGCGCCTTTGTCGCGCAGTCGGCGAAGCCGAAGGAACCGGCCACCGCGCGGACGGATCCGGCGTCGGATGGGGAGGGCAGGGCAGCGGTCGTGACATCGGGTGTGCTGTCGGCCGGGGAAGACTTGTCGGTCAAGTCGAGCGCGACGTAG
- a CDS encoding Clp protease N-terminal domain-containing protein, with translation MQNRTAYSGGDGPAKVDLDTQLTAELASVVSAARRRATRDGDRQVDTAHLLHGLLEWDPAVRDAFDGGPQIARLLGYLVQRSIGYGLQWHGTVEDSGAVPLVTEAGVPGWSPAAAAALDGALDRAHARYATRASCLDLLAALVDDPESRAVEVLRRASVDTGRLAARLDRCGPGAS, from the coding sequence GTGCAAAACCGTACTGCGTATAGTGGCGGCGACGGCCCCGCCAAGGTGGACCTCGACACCCAGCTCACCGCGGAGCTGGCGTCCGTCGTCTCCGCCGCCCGCAGGAGGGCCACCCGCGACGGCGACCGCCAGGTCGACACCGCGCATCTGCTGCACGGCCTCCTGGAGTGGGACCCCGCGGTACGCGACGCCTTCGACGGCGGCCCCCAGATCGCCCGGCTGCTCGGGTATCTCGTCCAGCGCAGCATCGGCTACGGACTCCAGTGGCACGGCACCGTCGAGGACTCCGGCGCGGTCCCCCTGGTCACCGAGGCAGGCGTCCCCGGATGGTCACCGGCCGCGGCCGCCGCCCTGGACGGTGCCCTCGACCGCGCCCACGCCCGCTATGCCACCCGCGCCAGCTGTCTCGATCTGCTCGCCGCCCTGGTGGACGACCCCGAGTCCCGGGCCGTCGAGGTGCTGCGCCGCGCCTCCGTCGACACCGGCAGGCTCGCCGCACGCCTGGACCGGTGCGGCCCCGGCGCGAGCTGA
- a CDS encoding SRPBCC family protein, producing the protein MADVTAQARIEAPAEKIWDRLTDFESYGQWNATHTDFPQGGPAALEVGAGYAENMKLMGFPAEVGWTVREVEPGRLLDISGKGPMGVSLGMRYQLTPDGGATTVRIDGAFTGAAVSLMAGKLKDSASAALNESLRKLAELVG; encoded by the coding sequence ATGGCCGATGTCACCGCTCAGGCCCGGATCGAGGCACCGGCCGAGAAGATCTGGGACCGGCTGACCGACTTCGAGTCGTACGGACAGTGGAACGCCACCCACACCGACTTCCCCCAGGGCGGCCCCGCGGCGCTCGAAGTGGGCGCGGGCTACGCGGAGAACATGAAGCTGATGGGCTTCCCGGCCGAGGTCGGCTGGACCGTGCGGGAGGTCGAGCCCGGCCGCCTCCTGGACATCAGCGGCAAGGGCCCGATGGGTGTCAGCCTGGGGATGCGCTATCAGCTGACGCCGGACGGCGGGGCGACGACGGTCCGGATCGACGGGGCGTTCACCGGGGCCGCGGTCTCCCTGATGGCCGGCAAGCTCAAGGACTCGGCGAGCGCGGCGCTCAACGAGTCGCTGCGCAAGCTCGCAGAACTGGTGGGCTGA
- a CDS encoding PadR family transcriptional regulator, protein MRGQGHHHGGPHEHGHEQRHERGGPGRRGGWGEFVGGFERGRPAFGGFGPPFGGPPFGGRGRGGGPRGRARRGDVRASILALLKDRPMHGYEMIQEIAERSGGAWKPSPGSVYPTLQLLEDEGLITNASEGGKKLFSLTEAGRAEAESGSDAPWEDAGRGVDWEAMNEIRKAGGGLVEAFRQVWATGSPEQREKAMAVVNKARKELYLILAEED, encoded by the coding sequence ATGCGTGGACAGGGACATCACCACGGCGGCCCGCACGAGCACGGGCACGAGCAGCGTCATGAGCGCGGCGGCCCCGGGCGCCGGGGCGGCTGGGGAGAGTTCGTCGGCGGCTTCGAGCGGGGGCGCCCCGCGTTCGGCGGCTTCGGGCCGCCTTTCGGGGGGCCGCCCTTCGGCGGTCGGGGTCGCGGCGGCGGACCGCGCGGCCGAGCGCGGCGCGGCGATGTGCGCGCCTCGATACTGGCGCTCCTCAAGGACCGGCCGATGCACGGCTACGAAATGATCCAGGAGATCGCCGAGCGCAGTGGTGGGGCGTGGAAGCCCAGCCCCGGCTCGGTCTACCCCACCCTCCAACTCCTGGAGGACGAGGGGCTGATCACCAACGCCAGCGAGGGCGGCAAGAAGCTCTTCTCGCTGACCGAGGCCGGCCGCGCCGAGGCCGAGAGCGGTTCGGACGCCCCCTGGGAGGACGCCGGACGGGGCGTCGACTGGGAGGCGATGAACGAGATACGCAAGGCGGGCGGCGGTCTGGTCGAGGCGTTCCGCCAGGTGTGGGCCACCGGCAGTCCCGAGCAGCGGGAGAAGGCCATGGCGGTGGTCAACAAGGCCCGCAAGGAGCTGTATCTGATCCTCGCCGAGGAGGACTGA
- a CDS encoding PhzF family phenazine biosynthesis protein encodes MRIRIVDAFSARPFAGNPAGVVLLDSDAFPDDAWLQRVAAEVNLSETAYAHRLPTGGDADWALRWFTPAAEVDMCGHATLATAHVLHTTGTASGTVRFRTRSGVLITTTGDEGSITMDFPTAPLTEVAVPPVVADALGAEIRSAYDTGPHVGDLLIELADEKAVEMLAPDLKALAGHGGRGVIATARAEDPDGGYDFRSRCFFPGLGIDEDPVTGSAHTALAPFWSARLGREALVGLQGGPRTGFVRTELRGDRTLLTGGAVTVIDGELLAD; translated from the coding sequence ATGAGGATTCGTATCGTCGACGCCTTCAGTGCGCGTCCGTTCGCCGGCAACCCCGCAGGAGTCGTGCTCCTCGACTCCGACGCCTTCCCCGACGACGCCTGGCTCCAGCGGGTCGCGGCCGAGGTCAACCTCTCCGAGACCGCGTATGCGCATCGGCTGCCCACGGGTGGCGACGCCGACTGGGCGCTGCGCTGGTTCACCCCGGCCGCAGAGGTGGACATGTGCGGGCACGCCACCCTGGCCACCGCGCATGTCCTGCACACCACTGGGACGGCGAGCGGCACGGTGCGCTTCCGTACCCGCAGCGGAGTACTGATCACGACCACCGGGGACGAGGGGTCGATCACCATGGACTTCCCGACGGCACCGCTGACCGAGGTGGCGGTGCCGCCCGTCGTCGCAGATGCACTGGGCGCCGAGATCCGCTCGGCGTACGACACCGGCCCGCACGTCGGCGATCTGCTGATCGAGCTGGCCGACGAGAAGGCCGTAGAGATGCTGGCGCCGGACCTCAAGGCGCTGGCGGGGCACGGCGGCCGGGGCGTGATCGCCACCGCACGCGCCGAAGACCCCGACGGCGGCTACGACTTCCGCTCGCGCTGCTTCTTCCCGGGGCTGGGTATCGACGAGGACCCGGTGACGGGGAGCGCCCACACCGCACTCGCCCCGTTCTGGTCGGCGCGCCTGGGCCGCGAGGCGCTGGTCGGATTGCAGGGCGGGCCCCGTACCGGATTCGTACGGACCGAGCTGCGCGGGGACCGGACGCTGCTGACCGGGGGCGCGGTCACCGTCATCGACGGCGAACTGCTCGCCGACTGA
- a CDS encoding CPBP family intramembrane glutamic endopeptidase, with amino-acid sequence MAKRRQCGSGGSVEPETRPVADADVPGHGPGAGNGTGTAEGPCRSVLRSETLLVLALSLGASALSALISFIGSVTKSGALKHQAATLNASQAPGRPWLDLAWQLFGIATALVPVALVAHFLLRERAGGLRAIGFDRRRPGFDLSRGVALAAVIGGSGLLLYLGARAAGVNLTVVPEALPEVWWKIPVLIASAVQNAVLEEVVVVGYLLRRLGQLGWAPMAALAASAVLRGSYHLYQGIGGFFGNMVMGVIFVLLYRRWGRVGPLVAAHALIDIVAFLGYALLAGRVGWLPTA; translated from the coding sequence ATGGCGAAGAGACGGCAGTGCGGAAGTGGAGGAAGCGTGGAGCCGGAGACACGTCCTGTGGCCGATGCGGACGTTCCAGGGCACGGGCCCGGTGCGGGGAACGGTACGGGGACCGCGGAGGGGCCCTGCCGGAGCGTCCTGAGGAGCGAGACGCTGCTCGTACTGGCGCTGTCGCTGGGGGCCAGCGCGCTGTCGGCGCTGATCAGTTTCATCGGCTCGGTGACCAAGTCCGGTGCCCTCAAGCACCAGGCGGCCACGCTCAACGCCTCGCAGGCACCCGGGCGGCCCTGGCTGGATCTGGCGTGGCAGCTGTTCGGCATCGCGACCGCCCTGGTGCCCGTCGCCCTGGTGGCGCACTTTCTGCTGCGGGAACGGGCGGGCGGACTGCGCGCCATCGGGTTCGACCGGCGGCGGCCCGGCTTCGATCTGAGCCGTGGCGTCGCCTTGGCCGCGGTCATCGGCGGCAGCGGGCTGCTGCTCTACCTGGGCGCGCGGGCGGCTGGGGTCAACCTCACGGTGGTGCCCGAGGCGCTGCCCGAGGTGTGGTGGAAGATCCCGGTGCTGATCGCCTCCGCGGTGCAGAACGCCGTCCTGGAAGAGGTCGTCGTCGTCGGCTATCTGCTGCGCCGGCTGGGCCAGTTGGGCTGGGCCCCGATGGCGGCGCTCGCCGCGAGCGCGGTGCTGCGCGGCTCGTACCACCTCTACCAGGGCATCGGCGGTTTCTTCGGCAACATGGTGATGGGCGTGATCTTCGTTCTGCTCTACCGGCGCTGGGGCCGGGTCGGGCCGCTGGTCGCCGCCCATGCCCTCATCGACATCGTGGCGTTCCTCGGCTATGCGCTGCTCGCGGGCCGGGTGGGGTGGCTGCCGACGGCCTGA